The Streptomyces sp. JB150 genomic interval CGTAGATGGTGTCGCCGATCTTCAGGACGTCGCCGCCGTCCAGCGTGCCGGGCTCCCAGATCCAGTTCACCGAGCAGCCCAGGCTCGCCACGGTCTCCTCCACGGCGACGGTCTCGGCGCGGCGGGACTGCGCGCCGGGCCGGGTGATCAGAGCGACGTTCTTGTACATGACCACGGTGTCCTCCACGAACACCGAGTCGGGGCAGTCGTCGGCCGGATCGACCTCGACGGTCTCCCAGCCGTGGGTGCGCAGCGCCTCGACGTACGCCTCCCACTGCTTCACCGCGCGGTCGACATCGACCTCCGTACGTGCGACGTGCGTGACGAGGCCTTCGGCCAGGCGGGGGCTCGGGCGGCGGATGAGGGCCTTCTTGCTGGGCACGGGGGTCTCCGTATCGGATGGGTGTTTCCGGTCGTGGCCGGAACCCGTCGGGTTGCCGGCGCACATCATGCAGGCCCATTGTCGGAGAGGACAGCGCCGATCCACGCGCACGGGGTCGCGCCCGCCGCCGCACCGCGAGACCTTCACGCCGTCCCCACCAGGGGGGACGCTTCCGCCCGACCGCCCGACCGCCCTCCTGCCGCCCGGCCCGGCCGCCGCGTCTCACCCGGCGCCCGTCACCCGCCGCAGATGCTCGGCCGTGAACGACCCCTCGGCGGCCAGCAGGTCGCGCGGGGTTCCCTCGAACACGACCCGCCCGCCGTCCCGGCCGCCGTCCGGGCCGAGGTCGACCACCCAGTCGGCGTGGGCCACCACGTCCAGGTTGTGCTCGACGACCACGACGGTGTTGCCCGCGTCGACCAGCCGGTCCAGCAGCGCCAGCAGCCCGTCGACGTCCGACATGTGCAGCCCGGTCGTCGGCTCGTCCAGGACGTACACCGCGCCGGTGCGGTGCAGCCGGGTCGCCAGTTTGATCCGCTGCCGCTCGCCGCCGGAGAGCGTCGACAGGGGCTGGCCGAGGGTCAGATAGGTGAGCCCCACGTCGCGCAGGGCGCGCAGCCGCCGCCGTACGCCGGAGTCGTCGAAGAAGTCCAGCGCCTGCTCGGCGGTCATCTCCAGGACGTCCGCGACGGAGCGCCCGCGGACCGTCAGCCGCAGCACGTCCTCCCGGAACCGCCGCCCCTCGCACGCGTGGCACGCGGTCGTCACCGGGTCCATGAAGGCGAGGTCCGTGTAGATGACCCCGCGGCCCTCGCAGGTGTCGCACGCGCCCGCCGAGTTGAAGCTGAACAGGCCCGCGTCGGCGCCCGTCTCCCGGGCGAAGATCCGCCGTACGGTGTCCATCACCCCCAGGTAGGTGGCGGGCGTCGACCGCGCGGAGATGCCGATGGACGACTGGTCCACGACGACGGCCTCCGGATGCGCCCCGGTCAGCTCCGCGACCAGCGTGCTCTTCCCCGACCCGGCGACCCCGGTCACCGCGGTCAGCACCCCGGCCGGGAAACACACGGTGACATCCCGCAGGTTGTGCCGGTCGGCGCCCTTGACCCACAGTTCGCCGCTCGCCGCGCGGGTGCGCTCCTTCAGCCGCGTACGGCGTCCCAGGCACCGCCCGGTCAGCGTCCCGGACCGGGCCAGCTCGCGCGGAGTCCCCTCGAACACCACGCGGCCGCCGTCGGCGCCCGCGCGGGGACCCATGTCGACGACGTGGTCGGCGAGCGCGATGACGTCCGGGTCGTGCTCCACGACCAGCACCGTGTTGCCCTTGTCGCGCAGCCGCAGCAGCAGATCGCCGAGCCGGCCGACGTCGCGCGGGTGCAGTCCGACGCTCGGCTCGTCGAAGATGTACGTCATCCCGGTCAGGCTGGAGCCCAGGTGCCGTACGGTCTTCAGCCGCTGCCCCTCGCCGCCGGAGAGCGTGGCGGTCTCCCGGTCGAGGCTGAGATAGCCGAGGCCGATCGCCTCGATGCGCTCCAGAGCGGCCACCGCGGCGCCCGCGATCGGCCGGGCCACCGGGTCGCCGATCTCCCGCAGGACCCCGATCAGATCGCTGACCTGCATCCGCGTGCAGTCGGCGATGGACAGCCCGTTGATCCGGGTGGCGAGCGCGGCGGCGTTCAGCCGCGCCCCGCGGCACTGCGGGCAGGTGTCCTCCACCAGGAAGCGCGCGACGACGTCGCGGGTCTTCTGGCTGAGCGCGGACAGGTCCCGCTTCAGGTACAGCCGTTCGAACTTGTCGGCGAGGCCCTCGTAGTCATGGGCCCAGGAGCCGCCGGAACCGTCGATGACGACCTTCGTACCCCGCCCGCGCAGCAGGAACTCCCGCTCCGCGTCGGTGAACTCACCGACCGGCTTGTGCACGTCCAGGTCGGTGGTGTTGGTGTACGTCTGCCCCTGCCAGGTGCCCACCGCGAACGGCGGGAACAGGATCGCCCCGCCCGCCAGCGACCGCGCGGGGTCGATGATGCGGTCCCACGCGGGCTGCACGGTCCGCCCGAGGCCGTCGCAGCGCGGGCACATGCCCGACGGGTCGTTGAACGAGTACGCCGTCGCGGGACCCGCGCTGGGCGTGCCGTGCCGGGAGAACAGCACCCGCAGCACCGAGTAGACGTCGGTCATGGTGCCGACCGTGGACCGTGAGTGGCCCCCGACCGGCCGCTGGTCGACGACGATCGCGGGCGACAGGTCACGCAGCGCCTCCGCCTGCGGCTGCTCGTACTTGGGCAGCCGGTTGCGCACGAACCAGCTGAACGTCTCGTTCAGCTGGCGCTGCGACTCGACCGCGATCGTGTCGAACACGACCGACGACTTCCCCGATCCCGAAACGCCGGTGAACACGGTCAGCCGGCCCTTCGGGATGCGCAGGGTGACGTCCTTGAGGTTGTTCTCCCGGGCTCCGACGATGCTGATGAACTCGCTCATGCCCCCGAAGCTAGGCGGGATACCCGACAGCTTCTGGCGTGATTTCCGAGAGTTCCCCGTCCAGCATCAGCCACCGGGTGATGCCGATGGACTCCAGGAACGGCAGGTCGTGGCTGGCCACGATCAGCGCCCCCTCGTACGACTCCAGGGCCGTGACGAGCTGGCGTACGCTCGCCATGTCCAGGTTGTTCGTCGGCTCGTCCAGCAGCAGCAGCTGCGGCGCCGGCTCCGCCAGCATCAGCGCGGCCAGCGCCGCCCGGAAGCGCTCGCCGCCGGACAGGGTGGCCGCCTTCTGGTCGGCCCGCGCCCCCCGGAACAGGAACCGCGCCAGTCGCGCCCGGATCCGGTTGTTGGTGGCGCCCGGCGCGAACCGGGCCACGTTCTCGGCGACGGTCAGCTCGCCGTCGAGGACGTCCAGGCGCTGCGGCAGGAACCGCAGCGGGACGTGCGCCGCCACGATGCCCGACACCGGTGCCAGCTCGCCCACGACGGTCCGCAGCAGCGTCGTCTTGCCCGCGCCGTTGCGGCCGATCAGCGCGATCCGCTCCGGCCCCCGCACATCCAGACCCGCCACGCGCGCGCCGTACGCCAGTTCCAGCTCGCGCAGGGTGAGCACCTCGCGGCCCGGCGGCACGGCGGTGTACGGCAGGTCGACGCGGATCTCGTCGTCGTCCCGCACGGCCTCCACCGCCTCGTCGAGCCGTTCCCTGGCCTCGGCGAGCTTCTCCTCGTGCATGATGCGGTGCTTGCCCGCCGAGATCTGGGCCTGCCGCTTGCGCTCGCTCATGATGATCTTGGGCTCGCGCTTGTTGTCCCACATCTTCTGCCCGTACCGCTTGCGGCGGGCCAGTTTGACCTGGGCGTCGGCCAGTTCCCGCTTCTGCTTGCGCAGGTCGGCCTCGGCGACCCGCACCATGCGCTCGGCGGCCTCCTGTTCGACGGCGAGCGCCTCCTCGTACGCCGAGTAGTTGCCGCCGTACCAGCTGATCTGTCCGGAGCGCAGATCGGCGATCTGCTCGACGCGTTCGAGGAGTTCGCGGTCGTGGCTGACCACGACCATCACGCCGGGCCAGGACTCGACGGCCGCGTACAGCCGCCGCCGCGCGTACAGGTCGAGGTTGTTCGTCGGCTCGTCCAGCAGCAGCACGTCCGGGCGGCGCAGCAGCAGCGCGGCCAGCCGCAGCAGCACCGACTCGCCGCCGGACACCTCGCCCGTGGTGCGGTCCAGGTCGATGTGGCCGAGGCCGAGTTCGCCGAGGGTGGCCAGGGCGCGCTCCTCGACGTCCCAGTCGTCGCCGACCGTCTCGAAGTGCTCCTCGGAGGCGTCGCCGGCCTCGATGGCGTGCAGGGCGGCCCGCCGTTCGGCGATGCCCAGTACCTGGTCGACGCGCAGGCTGGTGTCCAGCGTGACGTTCTGCGGGAGATAGCCGACCTCGCCCGCGATCCGCACGGCGCCGTCGGTCGGGGTCAGCTCTCCGGCGATCAGCTTCAACAGGGTGGACTTCCCGGACCCGTTGACGCCGACGAGTCCGGTGCGGCCGGGGCCGAAGGAGGCGTCGAGGCCGTCGAAGACGGCGGTGCCGTCGGGCCAGGTGAAGGACAGGGAGGTGCAGGTCAGGAAAGTATGCACAAGGGCCTCGCGGTTGCGTGATGCGGTCAGGGGCAACGCGTGTCGAGACACCGGGGGCGGCGACCGTCGGAGGGGTCCGTGAGGGCGGCAGCATCCGGAAGGGGAACCGGGAAGGCCCTGTTCATGCCGTGAGAACGGCGGGGACGGCTCGACTGCCGAGGTCGCACGCGACGCACACACCTGTGGTGTGTGACGCGGTGTCTCAGGACCTCAGAGGAGCAACGTCCTTCTCCAATCGACGGCAACAGAACGCTGTACACCGTACGAGCGGCCGTCGGAGGGTGTCAACGCATTAACCGGCCACCCGCGTGCGTGCCCCGCGCCGCGGGGGAGCTGCCGGGCGCGGTGCGGCGAGGTGCGGGGGCGCGAGGGGCGGGGGCGGCGGCTTGAGGGCGGAGGCGGCGAGGGCGCGGGGGCTGAGGTGCGGGCCGGGTGCGGCGCGGGTGCCGGGGACCGCCTCAGCAGGCGTCCCGCATCAGCACCGCCAGATCGTGGTCCAGGTCGAGGTACGCGTCCTCAAGGCCCTCCGGCACCAGGCGGCGGGTCGCCTCCAGGAAGCGGCGTACGTCGGCCGAGCGGACGTGCACCACGGCGGTGCCCTCCGGGGCGTGGAACTCCAGGACGGTCCGGTCGTAGCCGTACGGCCGCACCCGCACGTCCCCCTGGCCCTCGGGGCCCTCCTGGCCGGCCGCGAGCAGTTCGCGGGAGAAGGTCCAGCACACTTCCACGCCCTCCAGCGTGGCCTGGGCCGGGAAGGTCATCCGGACGGCGAACGGATCGCGCCGGTCGTAGTACAGCGTGGCCGGGATGTTCGGCATCCGCGGCGCGGCGGCGACGAGGCGGGCCTCGACGGGCTGCTCGATAACGGTGGTCAACGCCTTGCTCCCTTCTGACGGCCGGACGGACTTCCGGGGATGAGGCCGGGCACAGGGAGAGACGTCGGAATCGGCGCGTCCGTGCATCTCCGTGCCGAGTGACCTCCGTCACCGTGTTCCATCCCGGCCGTGATTCAGTCATATGGATGTGCCGCGGGGGGTCCCAGCCGTCGCTCCGGTCCCAGGCCTCTGGACGCCCCCGCGGGCGTCCGCTAGCTTCGCCCGCCATGAGGCGCTGGGGGAGCAGGCGACGCACGGTACGCGCGGTACGGGCCGAACGAGGGCCAGGGAGGGGGTACGGGGGACGGGTACCGGCGGTGATCGCCGCCGTCGCGGCACTGGCCGCCCTCACCGGCGCCGCCCCCGCGCGGGCACACGACACGGCCCCGGCGACCCCGCCCTGGTCCTCGTCCTCGTCCTCGTCCTCGTCCTCCTGGTCATGGTCCCTGAAGGACACCGGCACCCCCGACGTGCGCTTCCGCGGCCTCGCCGCCGTCGGGCGGGACGTCGCCTGGGTCTCCGGCACCGGCGGAACGGTCCTGCGGACCACCGACGGGGGAGCGAGCTGGCGGAACGTCTCGCCGCCCGGCGCCACGGACCTCCAGTTCCGGGACATCGAGGCGTTCGACGCGCGGCGGGCGGTGGTGCTCGCCATCGGCGAGGGCGAGGCCTCCCGCGTGTACCGCACGGACGACGGGGGAGCGACCTGGACGGAGTCGTTCCGCAACACCGACCCGCGCGCCTTCTACGACTGCATGACCTTCTTCGACCGCCGCCACGGCCTGGCGATGAGCGACCCGGTGGACGGCAGGTTCCGCATCCTGGCCACGCGCGACGGCGGCCGCTCCTGGACGGTGCTGCCGGACGCGGGCATGCCGCCCGCCCTGGACGGCGAGGCCGGGTTCGCGGCGAGCGGGCAGTGCCTGGTCGCCTCCGGCCCGCGGGACGTGTGGCTGGCCACCGGCGGGGCGGCACGCGCGCGGGTGCTGCACTCCGCGGACCGCGGGCTGACGTGGACGGCCACCGACACCCCGCTCCCGGCCGGCGACCCGGCCCGGGGCGTCTTCGCGCTCGCCTTCCGCGACCGCGACCGCGACCGTGACGGCGACGGCGATCGTGACCGTGACCGCCACGGCGGCCGCCTCCACGGCCTCGCGGTGGGCGGCGACTACCGCCCCGACCAGAGCGCGCCCCGCGCGGCGGCGCACACCGCCGACGGCGGCCGTACCTGGCGCCCCGCCACCACGGCCCCGCCCGCCTACCGCTCCGGCGTCGCCTGGCTCCCGCACCACCGCGCCGCCGCCCTGGCCGTCGGCCCCACGGGCACCGACCTCACCACGGACGCCGGCCGCACCTGGCGCACGGTCGACACCGGGTCGTACGACACCGTGGACTGCGCGCCGGACCGCGGCTGCTGGGCCGCCGGGGAGAAGGGCCGGGTGGCCCAATTGGAGCACTGAGCGTGCGGGGCAGGCCTGTTGTCGGCAATGTGGGTACCCGTTCACTCATCGTGAAAGGAAGTGAGCGGACATGCCTCGTGGTTCGAGCCCCAAGCGGGAGCGTCAGTACGAGCACATCAAGAAGAGCGCCGAGGACCGGGGCGAGAGCACCGGCCGCGCCAAGGAGATCGCGGCGCGCACGGTGAACAAGGAACGCGCCCGTTCCGGCGAGTCCAGGACCGCCAGCCGCACCTCCACACAGGACATGTCCTCCGGCAAGCGGGGCGGCCAGCGCTCGGGCAAGGGCTCCCAGGGGCCCACCTACGAGCAGCTGTACCAGGAGGCCAAGAAGCGCAACATCCACGGCCGTTCGGACATGAACAAGGCCCAGTTGCAGCGCGCGCTCGGCAAGTGAGCCGTACCGCCGGCCCGCGCGGGCGGCCGGCCCCGTACGCTCGTCGCCACCATGACGATCGTACGCGTTCCCGCGGGCTGGCCCGCGACCGAGGAAGAGGCCCGCGCCGTCCAGGACGACCTGCGGGCGCGGGTGGTGCTGGACGAGCCGGGGCCGCCGCCCGGCACCGGGCACGTCACCGGGGTCGACGTCGCCTATGACGACGAGCGGGACGTCGTGGCGGCGGCGGCCGTGGTCCTGGACGCGGCGACCCTGGACGTCGTCGCCGAGGCCACGGCCGTCGGCCGCATCCCCTTCCCGTACGTGCCGGGCCTGCTGGCCTTCCGGGAGATCCCGACCGTGCTCGCCGCCCTGGACGCCCTCCCGTGCCCGCCCGGCCTGGTCGTCTGCGACGGCTACGGCCTCGCCCACCCGCGCCGCTTCGGCCTCGCCAGCCACCTCGGCGTGCTCACCGGCCTGCCGACGATCGGCGTCGCGAAGAACCCCTTCACCTTCGCCTACGACGAACCGGCCGCCCCGCGCGGAGCGTCGACGCCCCTCCGCGCGGACGACGAGGAGGTCGGCCGCGCCCTGCGCACCCGCGACGACGTCAAGCCGGTCTTCGTCTCCGTCGGCCACCGCGTGACCCTCGACAACGCCTGCGCCCACACCCTCGCGCTCACCCCGCGCTACCGCCTCCCCGAGACCACCCGCGAAGCCGACGCCCTGTGCCGCAAGGCGCTGCGCGAGGCGACGGGGGCCGATGCCCGGGTCGCCGCACGAGCCGCGCAGGGTCCCACCCGCTCATGGGGCCGGTCCCTGTTCGAGCGGCAGCCCGATCCCGTGACCTGGGCGGGGGAGGTCCTCGCGGCGGCGGCTTCCTCGGCACGGCTCCCGGAGGTCGACGCGGCGCTCGAGCTGGCGGGTGATTCCGCGCGGTGGAGCCGGGGCCGGGAGGTCTTCGACCGGATCCGCGGCGGCTCGCTCGCGGCCGAGGCCC includes:
- a CDS encoding excinuclease ABC subunit UvrA gives rise to the protein MSEFISIVGARENNLKDVTLRIPKGRLTVFTGVSGSGKSSVVFDTIAVESQRQLNETFSWFVRNRLPKYEQPQAEALRDLSPAIVVDQRPVGGHSRSTVGTMTDVYSVLRVLFSRHGTPSAGPATAYSFNDPSGMCPRCDGLGRTVQPAWDRIIDPARSLAGGAILFPPFAVGTWQGQTYTNTTDLDVHKPVGEFTDAEREFLLRGRGTKVVIDGSGGSWAHDYEGLADKFERLYLKRDLSALSQKTRDVVARFLVEDTCPQCRGARLNAAALATRINGLSIADCTRMQVSDLIGVLREIGDPVARPIAGAAVAALERIEAIGLGYLSLDRETATLSGGEGQRLKTVRHLGSSLTGMTYIFDEPSVGLHPRDVGRLGDLLLRLRDKGNTVLVVEHDPDVIALADHVVDMGPRAGADGGRVVFEGTPRELARSGTLTGRCLGRRTRLKERTRAASGELWVKGADRHNLRDVTVCFPAGVLTAVTGVAGSGKSTLVAELTGAHPEAVVVDQSSIGISARSTPATYLGVMDTVRRIFARETGADAGLFSFNSAGACDTCEGRGVIYTDLAFMDPVTTACHACEGRRFREDVLRLTVRGRSVADVLEMTAEQALDFFDDSGVRRRLRALRDVGLTYLTLGQPLSTLSGGERQRIKLATRLHRTGAVYVLDEPTTGLHMSDVDGLLALLDRLVDAGNTVVVVEHNLDVVAHADWVVDLGPDGGRDGGRVVFEGTPRDLLAAEGSFTAEHLRRVTGAG
- a CDS encoding SsgA family sporulation/cell division regulator, producing the protein MTTVIEQPVEARLVAAAPRMPNIPATLYYDRRDPFAVRMTFPAQATLEGVEVCWTFSRELLAAGQEGPEGQGDVRVRPYGYDRTVLEFHAPEGTAVVHVRSADVRRFLEATRRLVPEGLEDAYLDLDHDLAVLMRDAC
- a CDS encoding plasmid stabilization protein codes for the protein MPRGSSPKRERQYEHIKKSAEDRGESTGRAKEIAARTVNKERARSGESRTASRTSTQDMSSGKRGGQRSGKGSQGPTYEQLYQEAKKRNIHGRSDMNKAQLQRALGK
- a CDS encoding ABC-F family ATP-binding cassette domain-containing protein → MHTFLTCTSLSFTWPDGTAVFDGLDASFGPGRTGLVGVNGSGKSTLLKLIAGELTPTDGAVRIAGEVGYLPQNVTLDTSLRVDQVLGIAERRAALHAIEAGDASEEHFETVGDDWDVEERALATLGELGLGHIDLDRTTGEVSGGESVLLRLAALLLRRPDVLLLDEPTNNLDLYARRRLYAAVESWPGVMVVVSHDRELLERVEQIADLRSGQISWYGGNYSAYEEALAVEQEAAERMVRVAEADLRKQKRELADAQVKLARRKRYGQKMWDNKREPKIIMSERKRQAQISAGKHRIMHEEKLAEARERLDEAVEAVRDDDEIRVDLPYTAVPPGREVLTLRELELAYGARVAGLDVRGPERIALIGRNGAGKTTLLRTVVGELAPVSGIVAAHVPLRFLPQRLDVLDGELTVAENVARFAPGATNNRIRARLARFLFRGARADQKAATLSGGERFRAALAALMLAEPAPQLLLLDEPTNNLDMASVRQLVTALESYEGALIVASHDLPFLESIGITRWLMLDGELSEITPEAVGYPA
- a CDS encoding oxidoreductase, with product MIAAVAALAALTGAAPARAHDTAPATPPWSSSSSSSSSSWSWSLKDTGTPDVRFRGLAAVGRDVAWVSGTGGTVLRTTDGGASWRNVSPPGATDLQFRDIEAFDARRAVVLAIGEGEASRVYRTDDGGATWTESFRNTDPRAFYDCMTFFDRRHGLAMSDPVDGRFRILATRDGGRSWTVLPDAGMPPALDGEAGFAASGQCLVASGPRDVWLATGGAARARVLHSADRGLTWTATDTPLPAGDPARGVFALAFRDRDRDRDGDGDRDRDRHGGRLHGLAVGGDYRPDQSAPRAAAHTADGGRTWRPATTAPPAYRSGVAWLPHHRAAALAVGPTGTDLTTDAGRTWRTVDTGSYDTVDCAPDRGCWAAGEKGRVAQLEH